The following are encoded together in the Tripterygium wilfordii isolate XIE 37 chromosome 18, ASM1340144v1, whole genome shotgun sequence genome:
- the LOC119983687 gene encoding uncharacterized protein LOC119983687, whose translation MPVEFEIEFNVETSTRGGYRTFITNLRQRLGLRSSHNRPALIVQEGDAPTRFFELILRTNNHSVRFRFRMDNLYLIGYQMEDGRWLEFNNQQQNHLILGSTFLGFGGDYRSLAGAAFPSDQQDQQGIEQIRVGYYSLVSAINQLATVTDRETRARRLVVVIMMICEASRLIPISDYAATSYHSINPNQEGQIQTWMKNLAHSWGSLSAALFRADAYPQQGFQLPENHVQLLPDVERRITTIAEAAAILGILLGLCFRGSGPQRFPRMADNAQSCLRGRPLVEVFSVRINNIDDENLGDLYGTIIVADGLNSQYIYNRTRDNVESIKAGDNATLTGPNRSILAYGDFTIRVVLTDKDTWSWDDEIINQEISWNPYDIGNVYDEPINIGLWSKRGSGSLFYAVLRDAVAAQVTVKLEEGGENTTEVYGDIQAFCGNWGDNYNTRSILFKRASNDYLSVERHHNIPLTRSVVAVPLSSSLKVMVNLKDYDPISADDVIADGTEEFPAEMSGTYSKIIYGADGNRVSVTVAWIFDI comes from the coding sequence ATGCCAGTTGAGTTCGAGATAGAGTTCAACGTTGAGACCAGCACCAGAGGAGGGTACCGGACTTTCATTACGAATTTACGACAGCGATTGGGATTGAGATCGTCGCACAATCGTCCTGCACTTATCGTTCAAGAGGGGGACGCACCCACTCGATTCTTCGAATTGATATTACGAACCAACAATCACTCAGTTCGGTTCAGATTCCGAATGGACAACCTCTACTTGATTGGTTACCAAATGGAAGATGGACGATGGTTAGAGTTCAATAACCAACAACAAAACCATCTAATTTTAGGTTCAACATTCTTAGGCTTCGGGGGCGACTACAGAAGCCTGGCGGGTGCTGCTTTCCCCTCTGATCAGCAGGACCAGCAAGGAATTGAGCAAATAAGAGTTGGCTATTATAGCCTCGTCAGTGCTATAAATCAGCTCGCTACAGTGACCGACCGCGAGACAAGGGCTCGTCGTCTCGTCGTTGTTATCATGATGATCTGTGAGGCGAGTAGACTCATTCCTATATCCGACTATGCAGCTACCAGTTACCACAGCATAAATCCTAACCAAGAAGGCCAAATCCAAACTTGGATGAAGAATTTAGCACACTCTTGGGGCTCCTTGTCTGCAGCGTTGTTTCGCGCTGATGCTTATCCACAACAGGGGTTCCAATTACCAGAAAATCATGTACAACTTCTACCAGATGTTGAAAGGAGAATAACAACTATTGCCGAAGCTGCCGCAATACTTGGCATCTTGTTGGGACTTTGCTTCAGAGGCAGTGGACCTCAAAGGTTTCCACGCATGGCCGACAATGCTCAGTCGTGCCTTAGAGGACGGCCGCTTGTGGAGGTTTTCTCAGTGCGCATCAACAACATTGATGACGAGAACCTGGGAGATCTCTATGGCACAATCATAGTCGCCGACGGACTGAATTCTCAATACATCTACAACCGCACAAGGGACAATGTTGAATCCATCAAGGCGGGGGATAATGCTACCCTGACTGGGCCAAATCGATCCATCTTGGCGTATGGGGACTTCACCATCAGAGTGGTTCTCACGGATAAGGATACATGGTCCTGGGACGATGAAATCATCAATCAAGAGATCTCGTGGAACCCTTACGACATCGGCAATGTTTATGACGAACCCATTAACATAGGACTTTGGAGCAAGAGGGGTTCTGGGTCATTGTTTTATGCAGTGTTAAGAGATGCAGTGGCTGCCCAAGTTACCGTTAAGCTGgaagaaggaggagaaaacACTACCGAAGTCTATGGGGATATTCAAGCCTTCTGTGGCAATTGGGGTGATAATTACAACACTAGAAGTATTCTGTTCAAAAGAGCATCGAATGACTACTTAAGTGTAGAGCGTCACCACAACATTCCATTGACGAGATCGGTAGTGGCCGTGCCATTGAGCTCCTCCCTCAAAGTTATGGTAAATTTGAAGGATTACGACCCAATCTCTGCCGACGATGTAATTGCTGATGGCACTGAAGAGTTCCCAGCTGAGATGTCTGGTACATACTCTAAGATTATCTATGGGGCAGATGGTAATCGGGTCTCCGTGACGGTTGCTTGGATTTTTGATATCTAA
- the LOC119983691 gene encoding putative casein kinase II subunit beta-4: MYRDREGGVGGLGKSEIVGGGGPLDRKRIVNDALDKHLEKSSPSTSRGFNAKDKERSSVPSTSPGKAKLDHRDSRSASLAKNKSSDEESETDSEESDVSGSDGDDTSWISWFCNLRGNEFFCEVDDEYIQDDFNLCGLSSQVPYYDYALDLILDVESSHGDMFTEEQNELVESAAEMLYGLIHVRYILTTKGMTAMLEKYKSYDFGRCPRVYCCGQPCLPVGQSDIPRSSTVKIYCPKCEDIYYPRSKYQGNIDGAYFGTTFPHLFLMSYAHLKPQKPTQSYVPRVFGFKLHKP, encoded by the exons ATGTACAGGGATCGAGAAGGCGGGGTTGGTGGGTTGGGCAAATCGGAGATTGTAGGAGGAGGAGGGCCTTTGGATCGGAAGCGTATCGTGAATGATGCTCTGGACAAGCATCTAGAGAAGTCCTCCCCGTCCACTTCGAGGGGATTCAACGCTAAGGATAAGGAGAGATCGTCGGTCCCTTCCACTTCCCCCGGAAAAGCGAAGCTCGATCACCGTGACTCCCGCTCCGCCTCCCTCGCTAAGAACAAAAGCTCTGATG AGGAATCTGAAACAGACAGTGAAGAGTCAGATGTCAGTGGTTCTGATGGAGATGACACCTCTTGGATTTCATGGTTCTGCAATTTGCGAGGAAATGAGTTTTTCTGTGAAGTTGATGATGAATACATCCAAGACGATTTTAATCTTTGTGGCCTGAGCAGTCAAGTTCCTTATTATGATTATGCACTTGATTTGATTTTGGACGTCGAATCTTCACATG GAGATATGTTCACTGAAGAACAGAATGAGTTGGTAGAATCGGCGGCTGAGATGCTGTATGGTCTGATTCATGTGCGTTACATATTGACTACCAAGGGAATGACTGCCATG TTAGAGAAGTACAAAAGCTATGACTTTGGAAGATGTCCGAGAGTTTACTGTTGTGGTCAGCCGTGCCTTCCTGTTGGTCAGTCTGACATTCCTCGGTCGAGTACTGTTAAAATATACTGTCCTAAATGTGAAGATATATATTACCCTCGGTCCAAGTACCAAGGCA ATATCGATGGAGCTTATTTCGGTACAACTTTTCCTCACTTATTTCTTATGAGCTATGCGCACCTGAAGCCGCAGAAGCCAACACAAAGTTATGTCCCGAGAGTTTTTGGCTTCAAGCTTCACAAGCCCTGA